cacctgctcccacactttcatggtatgactcagtaatttgatacccctataattgttacaactatggatatcacctttgttcttatacaatggaaccaccgtactccaccttcACTCATCTGGCATCCTTTTggccttaaaaataacattaaacaacctagtcaactagtccaaacctgctctccccacacacttccaaaatttcaCTGGAATCTCGTATGGCCCGGTCGCTCTatccctgctcatcttacgcataactCGCACTACCTCCTCGACCTCGATACTTCTGCAGTACcgaaagtcacggtgactctcggaatgctccaattcgcctagcacaatatctcgatccccttcttcattcagaaggttatgaaagtaagtctgccatctcctcttaatccgggcatcttccatcaatactctaccatcttcgtccttgatgcatctcacttggtccaaatcccgagcctttctctctctcaacttggccagccggaataacttcttctccccaccttttcccccagttcctcgtacatacgaccataagccgcagtcttagcctctgtgaccgccagcttagcctccttcctagctaccttatacctctccatgcacgcTCGCCTATCATCCTCTCCATGCATGCTCGCCTATCATCCTCTCCTATGCTcaccactaacttcaggtacgctgTCTTCTTCGCtttcactttaccttggaccacttcattccaccaccagtctcctttgtgcccactaGAGACGCACGTCGAGACCCTTAACATCTCTCTCGCAGCCTCCATAATATAGTTTGttgtcgctgaccacatagtgctcgcgtcaccactaCTCTTCCAcgctcccatagccgacaaccgcctctccaactcttgggctttatccttagttaaggatCCCCATCTGCTTCTCGGTCTTCCTCGCGCATACCTTTTCCTcatctttaacataataccaacgtccatcaccaagagcatATGTTGCGTCGtgagtatctcacccggaatcaccttgcaatccttgaaCAACtctctgtcacacctcctgaggagaagatagtcaatctgagtcttcgccgtcacattttgaaaagtaaccaaatgcccctccctcttTGGAAAgttagagttcgcaatcaccaacccaaaagatttagcgaagtccaacaacgatgtacctcctccgttcctctccccaaaaccgaagcctccatgcacctcgccataaccacctaCGGTcaacccaatatgcccattgaaatcccctcttatgaatagcttctcagcaggCGGAACCTGGCGCACAATCTCATTTAACCCCTCCCAGAAGcgccgtttaacctcctcatctaggcccacatgcggcGCATAGGCGCTAACGACGTTTAGGTGCACTCttcaaccaccaacttaataatcatcaatctatcattcattTGTCTAACCCCaaccacagactctctaagttccctatccaccaagatgcccactccattcttacctttctggactcctaagtaccaaagtttatacccgtctGCGTCCTTCGCCCTCGACCCTATCCACCTTGTCTCttggacacacgctatattgactCTGCTCTTCCGGAGGATCTTCGCCAACTCTATAAACTTACCCATCAAAGTACCTACGTTCCATGAgccaattctcaacctacagacacctttgttccctttacctcccttgcATCCCTCCCCACACCCTAACCCATGCCCTACCTCCCGCCCCACCTCCCGCCCCACCTCCCGCCTCACTCATATATAAGTGGTATATAAAATGTAGCGAACCTAGTCAAAATTTTTAGTTTAGCAGTTAAGATTATACATGAAAAGACACAAATGACCATTGATTTAGTGAGTTTTTAAGGGCTTATAGCTTCTAAAGACAAAGAAAAGTTAACAGTTTGTTCGTTCAGTTTTCTCATTCAAGGGACGCAAATGATGTTTAGTAAAGATGGTCTAAGGCTAATATAGGTGCAAATTACCACTTATTCACTCTTGCTTTAGTCATGTACTCGTTCTAACGTCTAGCTTCATTGTATTACCGGCTAAACCGTTAATAAAATTGGGCAAACCAAAATCCGAACTGATAATCCAATTGTCAAATAACACAAAATTGTTATTTAACCATTACCCAATAACCCGATATTAATAATCCAATAAGCTTTTATTGATTTCGGGCTATCGATTTTACCCGATATATGCTCAGCCTTAGAGCAGAGGTCCCGAGAAACATCCAAAAAGAATAACACAGTTCTACATTTAGAAACAACTTAGCATTTCCTAGAAAGCTATGATAACCACATGTTTACGGCcacaagtctcaaattttaaatCAATGGTTTCAATAGTTTCATGATTTTCTTAAACTCCATTTTGATTTAAACCGTCACTTAAATTAAAACTGGGTAGTAGATTAACAAATCAAAACAGCACAAGACAAGCATGAGTTGGTACCTGTGGCATTGTAGTACGTGTTGCGGGAGGATTTATCAAAACGGGTTCACAGTATAGTGAATTAAGGAAAACTAAGAAACTAAAGCAATACAAAGATAAGGCACAAAAACGGACCCCAATAAAACTAAGGCTGGAACAAGAAAGGCATTAAATGCGAATAAATTCACTTTTTCGTCCATTCAAGCCAAAATGCACACATGATGACATGAATAGTCACAAAACGAACCCTTAGAGCGCAAAACAAACAATTTAAGATTCCAATGGGACCCTTGCAGCTGGTAAGCATGTTCACCATGAGGTGACTGGTTCTCATTTATAAGATGGTAGAAGTAGAAAtgtataaatataataatggaGAAATTTGTCAAAAAGTTATTCCTTTCGATTTTACTCCATCACTGTCATGTCAAGACCAGGTAATCCCTCCCCCCTTTTACGCCATCTCTGTCATATGAAGATGGAAATTATGTCAAGAACAGGTTATTAAGTCATATGAAGGAAAGTATGTTGTTAGATGCTGAAAATTTATGACAGAAATTAAGGTAAGGAAATTACTATTGGCAATAGATTGTGCAAGAATATTAAACACAACTTACAACCAACAAATCTGTCCGTATGGAGCGGACAAAACTCCCAGATACTAATATTGACAAACATTCACAATGCCCTTAAAACTAATCCTGACTAGATATTTATAGAATACATATTGTTTAAAATAACAAGAAAAATGTAAAGCCTAATCAGATAGTAGGTTGGAATATTTGGTAACTGCTGGAGAGAATTAATGAGGCAGTTTCTTCATGCTGGAGGGAAGTTGGACTTGGTCAAAGCTGCACAAATCTTACTTCCTCTTTCACGTCTTCTTCTAAAATAAGTCTTCAAAGGTGGGATTGTATCATATGTCAAGACACATTTGCATGAGGTTGCGTTGGCAGGCCAGTATTTACTCAATATTTCATAAGCCTGGAGTCCCATGGTCAAAGAACAACACATGCCGTTAAGATTTTTCAATCCCCCAGCCTCTTCGATCCGCTTAGCATAAATATTAGTGCAGTCAGGTCCCTTGTGCTTTTCCCCATACATGTTTTCTACTCCTTTTAGACTGATGGTGCAAATTATTTTATTACCAAAAACGTTAAGATAATGACACAGAGGACCTATGCAGCAATCCACCAATTCACTAAAGCCAAAAGCACGAAAAAAACATCAGAGTTGGTAAAAATATCAGTATACCAGAGAGATGAACCGAGAAAAAGAGGTCTCAGACTTGATGTATGACTCATCACTGATACTGATAATAGCATTTGAAATTGCAGCAGCAGCAACGTCCATTTGTCTAGCCTTAGCCAGTTGGCGTAGACGGTCTATTAATCCAGCAGCATCAACTACAGCCTGCTCAAAAATTACCGACAACTATTTAGATAAATGGCTACGTAGAGAAGGTTTCATCAACTGAAAAGTCGatcattaaaagaaaaaaaattgtgggtgggggtgggggtgaggGCTATGACAAAACATATCCACAACTCAAAAATCCAATTTCTATTTCCAACTACACCAACTATTTCACTCTCATATCCAGCTACTTGAGAGTTCTTTCTATTTTGCATCCCTAATGTATGCACTATTTTTTATTCACACCCttatccttttattttttatgatttACCCCCTAACCTTTTCATTTCTTTTAAGGGAAATAGCAGCTTTTGTCCCTGTGTTATTGCCTAATTCCAGTTGTTGTCCCTGTGTTATTTGGTTAGCACATTTAACCTTTAAGTAAACAAAATGACCGCTTATATTTGGTTTACTAACGGAGACTAACAGTTCAAACAAAATGTCTACTACTGGTAACGGCAGTTTGGGTATTACCGCTAGAACATTTTTAAAAAGACCCAATTATACGAAGAAGAAACAATTAGAACTCTTTCCATGGTTATCTTCCCTCACAACCATATACCAGCCCTCCTGTCTTCTTCCATTTGGATGCGAGTTAATTCTGATCCATTGATTCTTAACGCGATGCTTAATTCTACTAGTCTTTCTTCTAGCTAAGCAGCATTCACAGTATCAGCTCAATGACATCCACTTAGCAGTTAAAAATGGAAAGATTTTATGGTTAATAAGAGTTTCACTAGACAATGCCTTGACACATCTAAACTAGAGCAGAAAAAGAAAGAGTTCTAATAAAACACAAATCTTTCAGCATAGAAAGAATCAATCTTTATAACCAAAAAAATAGCAAACTCCGAAAATGGGCACTTTAAAAATGAAAACTTGTAGAACACCAACACAAACAGGCAATGGATTTCagccagtgttatcaaaggcgaaaagcgcaaaaaagctttACGGTCCttttggggctttaagcgcaactAAAGCGTGAGCTTTAACGAAAAAGGCGCAACtgaagaaaaagtaaaaatatgtatatgtagtccaagactaataattataagcatgaataacaaatatatggacaaagaaattaaaaaaaaattacgaTAAAGCGAAATATCAATTCAGCCAACATACCTTTGCCCGTTGACTCCTCCCAAGAGTAATATATGCTATACACAGGCATACCAACCTTTCCTCTTTTCGTCTATCTAACAAGTCCGACAGGCAATGAAGGACGTCACGGCCATAAATGCTACGGGCTTTCATCAGTTCCTTACAAAATTCAGATCTTCACTTGGTTAGTAGGGAAAAAGGCATGTTTTACAGTCTAATTTGCAAGGAAGAAGAATGCCCATTGACAGCAAATGCTCTCTATGTGAAGAGCAACCCAAGGACACAAACAACCTATTTCTACATTGCAAAATCACTGCTCAATTGTGGGATATGTTTTTCATCATTTTGGGCTTAAACTGGACAATGCCTAGAGATATTTAGTTCGGAAGTTTACAAACACATCTTTGAGTGCTGAAGATGCTTTTCAACCTAAATCCAGACGACTccaagtttttctttcttttttttttcttttaatcaagGACATGTTTCTTATTACCAACTTACATGCATAGATATTTTGTCCCAAGATCAAATCAAGATCTAAAAAGGCTAAGTTAGTGAATACCaattagaaaaaaaataaaacataatgTAGCCAAAAAATGCAGCCTAGATGGCCAGTGCTGGAAGGTGGACTTGCCCATGACTTGAAGATGGCAAAGAACCTATTTTCACATCAAATGGTGGGCAGCTTTACCAAATGGGTGGGTTCTTCGGAGGCTATTAGAAATTAAGCAGTAAACACATCAAATTTGACATTGAATCAGGAACATGCTGAATTATAATCTCACTACATATTGTTTAAGAT
The DNA window shown above is from Nicotiana tomentosiformis chromosome 8, ASM39032v3, whole genome shotgun sequence and carries:
- the LOC138898030 gene encoding uncharacterized protein translates to MEWASWWIGNLESLWLGVHLNVVSAYAPHVGLDEEVKRRFWEGLNEIVRQVPPAEKLFIRGDFNGHIGLTVGGYGEVHGGFGFGERNGGGTSLLDFAKSFGLVIANSNFPKREGHLVTFQNVTAKTQIDYLLLRRCDRELFKDCKVIPGEILTTQHMLLVMDVGIMLKMRKRYARGRPRSRWGSLTKDKAQELERRLSAMGAWKSSGDASTMWSATTNYIMEAAREMLRVSTCVSSGHKGDWWWNEVVQGKVKAKKTAYLKLVVSIGEDDRRACMERMIGERAWRGIR